From the Deltaproteobacteria bacterium genome, the window GATGCGATTGACGATTCTGGGCATTCGGGAGCCCACCTCTTGGTATTCAATTTCATCTGCTGATAACCCGCTTGGTCACAGCTGATCAAAAAAGGGGGACACTGGTGCCCTAGTGCCCCCCGAAATCATCTGAGTCTGCATTGCCGGCAAGGCGGGCCAGCGGAAATCACAGTCGTCTAATCATAAAAAGGTTTTTTCGTATATTCTGCAAAGATATCCCCATCGTGACCGAGAATGACATGGGAATCGTTCAAAGAGGCGATGTTCTTGAGCTTGGCGAGGCTTTTCCACCAACCTCCCATATCCCGGATGAGCCATCCAGGCGGCTTCTCATCGTAGAAATTTTCTTTGAAAAACATCGTGTCCGAGGTAAATAAGAATGAGCCTGAATTATTCAGGTCCACCTTCATGGATATCACACCGGGAGTGTGACCCGGCGTATGATAAAGGGTTATCCCTTCAAAAATCTGGAATTCTTCTCCATGGACGGCCTTCCAGTTGAATGACGCATCGATGTAGTGGGGGATATAGGCCCCGAAGTCCTGCTTGGTCGCAATGGCATAAAAAGCGTATTTCAACTCCTCTTCATGAACATATATCGGCACATCCATGCCCCTGAAAAACTCCAGACCCCCGGCATGATCCAGATGCAGATGGCCGATGATAATGGCCGACACATCTTTTAGTGTATATCCGGCCTTCTCCAATTGCTTGTCAAGCCTGTTTTCCTCCTCATAGCGCGTGATCCCGAACACCTCTTGTACAGGCTCCGGCCACAATTCTTTCCATGTGGGGGCAGGGCCTATTTCATATAGAATGACGCCGCGCTTGGGATGCTCGATAAGGGCACCCAGCATCTGAAAATTCCGTCGCAGGGTCCCGGGGGCGGGTTCGCTGTGGGTCGACACCCCTGCTGCCTCCATTGTCCACCCAAGATCCGCTGTCAATGCTCCAAAATCCAGTAACCGTATTTTCATCTTGCTCCTCCTTTTTTCGGAAAGTTGGTTGGTTTCGACATGATTCCTGTCTACCCCCGAAATTCCATATGCCGCGCCAAATACCCGGCCTATGCCGCCCTCTCAAATTTCACCCCGATATCACCTCCTTTGCATCCGGACCATCTGTTTCAGTTCGGCGGCATGGGTATCATCCCGGCCGCCAAATGTTCAGATCTCGGCCGATGTCTAATCCAGGTTCAGGAGACGTCCCGGATTCCTGGAAGCGACTTTCTTGATATCCTCAATACCTACACCCACCGCAAGGAGACTGGCAATGAACATCTTGTATCCCTCCACCGGAGGGGGGTTGACCATCTGCCCGAAATCCGAAAAGATCAGACAACGATCAAATCCCACAGCATCCATCATCTCTGCGATGCGCTTCGGATGCTGCCGGTCAAATAACGGCATGCAGGGGAGGAAGGCATAATTCAGATATATCCGGTCGTCTTTTGCGGCCAGTTCCTTTTGCTCGTCGATGGTCATCGGATTGACGCTGCAGTTAGGGTGCGTGACGATGATTCTCTCGACCCCGATGTTCAAGGCCTCGTCGATGAGGAGTGCGCATTCATGGGCTGAAAGATGACAGGTATCCAGAATGGCATTTTTTTCCGCAATCAATTTTAATATTTCCTTGACTTCGGACCTGATGTCGTCCCCGGAAGGCCATTGATTCAGCACGCTCAGCCCCTTTTCCGGCTGTCGCAGTTTAACAAACGGCAATAGCCATGGCGTCTCCTGGCTCACATGTACTTTTTCTATGGTCAGGGATGCGTCCATGCTCGGCATCCAAACGATTTTCGCGCCCAACAACAGGGCCTGCTCAACGGCCTCCGGGTTAAAACCGCCTACCGCATAATTCAGCACGATGCCGCCGATCAGCGTCACGCTGTCCGGAACAAATTTTTTTGCCAAATTGACCCGGTCCGCAGTAGCGGTATTATGGTCTTTAAATGCCAAGACCCTCATTCCTGACTCGCATGCATCTGTTGCAACCTCTACCAGGTCCTGCTGGCGCGGCGCCACATCAGGACCTGCATGAATGTGGAAGTCGCAGGCCCCTACCATTAGATCATTCACTTGATTCCACATGCGCTTCCCCCTAATCTTCCATATTGTTATACGCCTTTTTATTTGGCCAAAACCTGCTTCTGAGCCCATTGATCAAACCCGCCCCATGTAAACGGTCCGTAAAGACCTTGGGCGATGTCCAATCGATCTCTCTGCGCTCCTCCCAACCACATCTGCACGATCTTGTAATCCCGCATATATTTTTCCAGATTGAACTCGTAGGAATAGCCATAAGACCCCATCATTTCCATTCCCCGGTTGCAGACAAAGCCGGCGCAGTCCGCTGAAAAGGACCGTGCTGCGGAATATTTGGCGATCATCTCATGAGACCAGTGGGCGCCATATATCTCGGGGTGCATCACCTGCCATGTAACGGATAGATAGTATTGTCTGGCAACATCCATATACCTGAACATCTCTGCGATATGATTTGCAAACAATGAACGATCCCGTTGGGGAATGCCGACAATTTCCCTGTGCTTGGTCGAATTCAACACAATCTCCAGCACCGCCTGAGAAAGCCCTACAAGACGAGCCGCGCCGGCAAGCCTCCCCAGACCGATAACATACCCCCTGACGATATTGGCTCCCTGGCCCGGTTCCACATCTATCCGGTATTTTTTGGGGATGCGTACATCGTCAAAATAGATGTCCACGTTTTCGTCGGACCAGCAGAATCCCATCTTCTCGTAAGGGTTGGAAAAGGTCATGCCTTTGGCATCAGGGGGAATATAGAAAAGGCCTACGCCTTCTTCCCCTTTCTGAGGATCGGTTGTGGCAACGGTCCAATACCCCAGATGCCCTTTTAGATGCCTGCTCTGAAAATGTTCAGCAGGCCCGGAAGGTCCCGGCCAGATCTTATGGCCGTTAATCACATAGTCATCACCGTCTTCTCTGGCGACGGTCCGAATGGTCCGGTATTGCTGCGCCGGATCTTCCAGATTCGCTCCTCCCGCAGGCTCGGTGATCGCCACACAGGCTGTCCAAGACTCCTTTCCGGTGATCCTGTCCGCAAACTCCTTCAAGAGATCGTCTCTATTGGCCGCTAGCATAAACGACACAATCCAGTGAATCTTTCCAACCATTGTCCCCAGGCCGATGTCTCCCCGGGAGATCTCTTCGTTGACCATCTGGCGGACGACTGGGGACAGCCCCAAACCTCCATAAGCGGCAGGAAGATTGGATTTGGTCACCCCCAAATCACAGAGTTTGGCATACAATTCATGCTGAGTTTCAAGGGCGAGCTTTTCGTCTCTGTGCCACCCTCCTTCCAGGTCCTGGCGGTGCGGCATAATTTCCTTATTGACGAATTTTCTGATGGTTTCGGCCATGGCGATATCGTCGTCAGTGCAAAACGCCTTTGTATATTTGAACTCAGGCGACAACAGTTTGTAGTATTCTCGATGCGGCATAAAATCCTCCTTACTGCACTCAAATAGGGTAAAAAATCTATTGACTATTCAGAAAGATCGGGCAAAAATAGCATCAACCGATAATACCACCTCCCTTGTGTATCGAATAAACAGCACCATGAAAAAAGCACGAAAAGCTGTTGCGCGGGTTTTAGTTGGGAGCAAACCGCCCATTCTTCCCAGGGCGGCTTACCATCCGCGACAATAAAAGACCTTGCGTAACTCCCCAGGAATGTCAGCCCTACAGGAACGGGTTTTCTCCTGTGCTGAACCTTCCTTCGGTGTAGGGAGCGCGTGGGAATCTCTTCATAAGAGCCGCATCAATATGGATGCGTGACGGTCGATGCCCGCCCCCATAGCTCTGGATATTGATGATGGAAAGACAGCAAGCGCAAACGTCCTAACTAAGGCGGCCAGGCAGCCACAACCAAAGAGGTTTCACCCAAGTCCCAGAAGCGTTTTGGACGCCCACGGGCAAACTTCTTCGCACGTGGCAGAGAAGTTACAGACAAAGAGTTTAATGGCTGTCCTCGGGCTATAACGGATTATGTTACAGGGTTACTGCCGTTCCGATGATTCGTGGCAAATCCTCGAAGGAGACCCCCCCACGGCTTACTGATAAGGCACCAATTTCTCCTTATGTTTCAGAAAAGTCACGGATATTGCGTCTTAACGGATAACCGACGCCCACTTCCGCACTGTCATAAAGATGATCAACACAGATGATTACAGGTCAAATGAACGTCTGGTCTCTTACAGCTCAGCACGATTTATGCCATGACTTGCCGGATGTATTGGAGCGGGTCGAGTAGCGAACACAACTCCTCAATATGGTTAACTAATTTCCTCTGAAAGCGCGCATGGCCAGTACAGGCAGCGCCCCAGGCGGCGAAGAAAACACCTTAATGAGTTCTCATAAAGAGAGAAACCTATGCAAGTCGCATCAAACCTGTTGTCAATCTGAGAATTCATGTTATAATCCTTCTCCATCGCAAAAATCCCAAACCGTTCTGCTTTATCAGGAGCCCTAAGGGAAACAGATCCAAATGAATCAGCTCTCCCTTTCAAGAAATACCATTCAGTCCTTTTGCAATGTATTGCGGCCGATGCTCAGTACCGAGATTATGGTTATCGACGAAAATCTTATCGCCGTGGCCGGGACCGGTCAGTATAAAAAAAATGTCGGAACCAGACGGCCTCGGGATTCCTATGTCCATAAATCGATCATGTATGGAGAAAGTTTTGAGATAGAAGCGCCGAAGGAGACCCGGGAATGTATGAGGTGTGAAATACGTTCCATGTGTCCATACAGTTCGGTGATTTCCAGTCCTATCAAATATGCCGATCGTGTTGTTGGAATCTTTGGTCTTCTCGGGTATACCCACCACCAGAAAAGGGTAATGACAGATAAGGCGCTTTGCCTGTCGAGGCTGTCGGATGAGATTGCAGATCTTATGGCGGATATGTTTGTCGGGAAAGCGTCTGATCAGGAGAGATTGTTGGGTTCCGATGAGATGACCCGGATCATCAGTTCCGTCGAAGAAGGGCTGATCTTAACGGACCGGAATAGTCAAATTCTCAACATCAACGAATTCGGGGAAAAGCTTTTGGGGGCGAAAAGGAGTGAACTTCTGGGCAGGAGTTCTGAATTTTTGGGACAGGAAATAGACATGTGTGCCTCCGAATTCGGCAAATTGGAAAACGCAAAAGGGGCAAGCCGAAAACTCTCTGCCTGTAGGAAACCAATCAAGCCGGATTGTCCCAAGGACGGCCATATCATTGTATTTCGTCATCCTGTCCCCGCCCATGCCCCGAAAAGAACTTATGTGAACGCGGCACGGGGTCTGGAGTTTATCGGCAGATCAGAAGCTGTCTCAGAATTGAAAGATCTTGTCAAAAAAATCTCAAAAAGCTCCTCCACCGTCTTGATCACCGGCGAAACCGGCACCGGGAAGGAGTTGGTTGCGTCACTCGTCCACTACGAGAGCCTTCGAAAATACAACCCGTTCATCACCATCAACTGCAGTGCGGTTCCGGACGTCCTGTTTGAAAGCGAGGTATTCGGCTATTCAGCCGGGGCATTTACAGGGGCGCACAGAAACGGCAAGATGGGCAGATTTGAGATGGCAGATAAAGGGACTCTTTTTCTGGATGAAATCGGCTATCTCTCTCTGGATGGACAATCCAAGATCTTGCGATTTTTGGACAACTGCGTGCTGGAAAAGGTCGGAGGGCTGAATGCCCCCAAGATCGATGTCAGGATTATCGCAGCCACCAACAAGAATCTGAATAAAATGGTTCAGGAAAAATCGTTTCTGGAGGATCTTTATTTCAGGCTGAATGTGATTCCCTTACACGTCCCGCCTTTGAGGGACCGCCTCATGGATATTCCATTGCTTCTGGAACATTTCCTGGGCAAAACAAATCAACGTCTAGGACATGCCGTACAGGGTTTCAGCCCTGAAGCATTAGCCTTTCTCTTTGCCTATCAATGGCCGGGAAATGTTCGTGAACTCAAAAACATTGTCGAGTATGTGTGCAATATCAGAGACGCGGGCCTGATCGAACTGGATGATCTCCCTTCATATCTCCGGGAACAAAGGAAAGTGGAAAAGGACCGGAATCTGAGGACCGTCGATCAGGTAGAGCGTCTGTTAGTGGAGGAGGCGATTCGGCTATTTGGAAATTCCACAAAAGGAAAACGGGCGGCCGCAGCGTATTTGGGGGTGAGTATGGCCACTCTGTATCGACGGCTTTCAGCCATGTCGCGGTCAAAAGATATGGGATGCGCACCCCCCCAAACCGGGAAAAAGCCATCCTCCTGATGCAAGAAATATCAACGGTGAATTTGCCCGACAGAACCCATCTTTATTAAGAAAAAACGGCACGGCTGTAACTATTGTTGGGAATGCTTTCCCGAGACGACGCGGCCCGATGCCCGGGACGGGTCAGCTATCGAACAATACAATCTCAGGGTGTCATACCCCGATCTGTTTGGATGCCAGAACCACCCGGTCGCCGCCGGCATTCTTGGCCTCATACATGGCCAGATCGGCCCTGAGCTGTAACTTATCCGCCTTTTCTCCCGGCGACATTTGGGCCACACCGATACTCATGGCCACGGGCCGAAGTTTCCGGCCCAGGTAGGCCATTCTCTGGGGCCATTTTTCAGCAAAATGGGTCCTGAAGCGCTCCATCACCTGCCCGGCATCGACAAGCCTGGTTTCCACCAGCAACACCCCGAACTCATCTCCGCCCAGCCGGAATGCATGGTCTGTTGAGCGGAACACGGAACCGATGCATTCAGCCACCAGGCGAAGAATTGTGTCCCCCTCCTGATGTCCGTAGGTGTCATTGAACGGTTTGAAGTTGTCCAGGTCCAACACGGCCAGGCTCAGCGGGCCTCCGTATCGGACGGACCTGGCCATCTCTTCCGTGAGAACGGTATGAAATTGTCTCCGGTTATAGAGATTCGTCAGGCTGTCGGTAATGGACCGCCGGCGCAGTTCCTCCTCCATCTCCTTTCGGTCGGTCAAATCATGAAAAAACCCGACGCTCCCCACCTCCACATCATCTTCAAAGATCAATGCCGCAGAGAGACGGATCGGGATCATTCTCCCGCCGGCGCCTTTTACCAGTACCTCGATCCCCTCCACCCGTCCCTGCCCTCCCCGGTCTTCAGCGTAGATCTCCTTCTTGATTTCTTTCGCTCTTTCAGGGACATCATATACGGTTGAAATAGGCATCTTCCCGATAACCGCTTCAGCAGTCCGACCCGTCAATGTTTCAGCAGCTGAATTAAAGATCATCACGGTCCCTTTTCGATCGATGCCGATAATCCCATCGGGACATGTCTGAACCAGCTTATCCAGGAAACTTTTGCTCGCGGTCATATCCATCCCCTTTTGTTCCAATCCCATAAATGATCCCCTGTCACGACGCTGAGACTGCTGCCCCGACGCCTCCGGAATAATAACGGCAACACACGTGCCGAAGCGACTTAAAAGACCCTCCCTCTCCCGAGGGTTATCGGGCGACGCCTGCGGCATTGCGGATAAAAGAATCGAAATTCGGAACCTTACCACACGGAATAAGGGGATGTAAACATTCTTGGCCGGGGATGGGCATATTGACCGGCCGCAGGCTGCAGATATCCCTTGACAGGGGCGTGAACAATCTTGTATTTTGACGCGCTATTCACTTTTTGCAATGTGACGTCACATTTATGTACATGAGGATGCCCTGGGGCCCCGGGAGGACACGCCATGAGCAACCAAAGACTTCCAAGACGGGAAAGAGAGAAACTGCGACAGCGTCAGGAGATGCTCGCGGCCGCACTCGATCTGTTTGCCGAAAAGGGGTACCACAACGTCTCCATGCACGAGATCGCCGAAAAGTCCGAGTTTGCCATCGGAACTCTCTATACGGTCTTCCAGAACAAGGAGGACCTCTATAAGGCCCTGGTCCTGGAGGAATGCGACAACTTTGAAGAGGCCCTGGTGCAGGCGATTGAAACGCCGGATGACGACGTCGAAAAACTCAGAAATTACGTCCGGATCAAAGGCCAAATGTTTCGCAGCAACCTTCCCTTTATCCGCCTCTTTCTGGCGGAGAGCAAGGGGGCGAGCTTCAATATCCGGGCAGGACTGGATGAGGCCCTTCGGAAACGATACTATGCGTTTTTGGAGAGACTGGCCGCTGTCTTTGAGAGCGGCATCAGGAACAGACGGATCCGGAAGATCGCTTCCCCCTATCATCTGGCCCTCGCCCTCGACAGTGTGGTGGACGCCTTTCTCCTGCTGTGGCTCGAATCGCCCGGGCGTCATCCCTATCCGGAGAACCCTGACGCCATTCTGGATATTTTTTTCAAGGGACTGATCGCGCAGTGAAGCAGGGAGCAGGGGGCAGGGGGCAGGGAGCAGGGAGCACATTGCCCCCACCCGATAACCGATAACTGATAACTTCTTTTTCCTTTCAGCTTTCAGCTTTGAGCTTTGAGCTTTCCAGCTTTCAGCTTTCAGCTTTGAGCTTCAAGCTTCTACAACCGAGGCCTTCCATGCGACTGAAAAAGAACAATAAGACCCTATTGGACCGGACAACGGCATTTTCGGTTCTGGCGGGTGCCCTCTTGTGGGCATCCGGCTGCCAAAACGGAAACAATCAGGAGGCCGTGCCGCCCCCTCCCCCCGAGGTGGCGGTGGTGACGGTGTCTACCCGGCCTGTCCTCCTCACCACGGAATTACCGGGCCGCACCAGCGCCTTTCGCATCGCGGAAATCCGTCCCCAGGTCAGCGGTCTGATCCAGAAACGCCTGTTCACGGAAGGGGCCGAAGTCAATGCGGGCGATGTGCTCTATCAGATCGACCCGGCCCCGTTTCAGGCGGCCCTGGATAATGCCAAGGCCTCCCTTGCCAAGGCCGAGGCCAATCTCCCGGCGATCCGTTCAAAGGCCGAACGCTATCGAAAGCTGGCGGCCACGAGCGCCATCAGTCAGCAGGATTATGAGGATAAGACCGCCGCCCTCAGACAGGCGGAAGCGGAGGTCGAGTATTGGAAGGCATCGGTAAAAACCGCCCGCATCAATCTGGGCTATACCCGCATCACAGCGCCCATCTCCGGCCGCATCGGCCGATCCAATGTGACGGATGGGGCCCTGGTAACGGCCTATCAGCCTCAGGAACTGACGACCATCCAACAGATAGACCCGATCTACGTGGATGTGGCCCAGTCCGCGGCTGAACTTCAGCGGTTGAAGCACAGCCTGGATGCGGGCCGGCTGAAACAGAGCGGAGAGAATCACAAAAAGGTCAACCTCGTCCTCCAGGACGGCACGCCATACCCGTTGGAAGGGGTACTCCAGTTCCGCGACGTCACCGTGGACCCCACCACCGGCTCCGTTATCATCAGGGCCATCTTTCCCAATCCCAGGTCGGTTCTCCTGCCGGGCATGTTTGTTCGGGCCGTGGTCCAGGAAGGCATTGCCGAGGAGTCCATCCTGGTGCCTCAGCAGGGGGTGAGCCGCAATTCAAAGGGAGAACCCATCGCCCTGATCGTGGATGAGACCGGACAGGTACGGCAGCGCAGGTTGACCCTCGACCGGGCCATCGATAACCAATGGCTGGTCACATCGGGCCTTTCAGGCGGTGAGCGTCTGATTGTGGAAGGGATGCTGAATGTCCGGCCGGGCGCCACCGTGAAGGTCGTCCCCTTTGACAACGGCAAGGCCGGGCCAAAGGGCGGACCGCCAGCCGGCACAGGGCCCGGAAAAGGGATGAAAACAGGGTAACGGAGGG encodes:
- a CDS encoding N-acyl homoserine lactonase family protein; protein product: MKIRLLDFGALTADLGWTMEAAGVSTHSEPAPGTLRRNFQMLGALIEHPKRGVILYEIGPAPTWKELWPEPVQEVFGITRYEEENRLDKQLEKAGYTLKDVSAIIIGHLHLDHAGGLEFFRGMDVPIYVHEEELKYAFYAIATKQDFGAYIPHYIDASFNWKAVHGEEFQIFEGITLYHTPGHTPGVISMKVDLNNSGSFLFTSDTMFFKENFYDEKPPGWLIRDMGGWWKSLAKLKNIASLNDSHVILGHDGDIFAEYTKKPFYD
- a CDS encoding acyl-CoA/acyl-ACP dehydrogenase, whose product is MPHREYYKLLSPEFKYTKAFCTDDDIAMAETIRKFVNKEIMPHRQDLEGGWHRDEKLALETQHELYAKLCDLGVTKSNLPAAYGGLGLSPVVRQMVNEEISRGDIGLGTMVGKIHWIVSFMLAANRDDLLKEFADRITGKESWTACVAITEPAGGANLEDPAQQYRTIRTVAREDGDDYVINGHKIWPGPSGPAEHFQSRHLKGHLGYWTVATTDPQKGEEGVGLFYIPPDAKGMTFSNPYEKMGFCWSDENVDIYFDDVRIPKKYRIDVEPGQGANIVRGYVIGLGRLAGAARLVGLSQAVLEIVLNSTKHREIVGIPQRDRSLFANHIAEMFRYMDVARQYYLSVTWQVMHPEIYGAHWSHEMIAKYSAARSFSADCAGFVCNRGMEMMGSYGYSYEFNLEKYMRDYKIVQMWLGGAQRDRLDIAQGLYGPFTWGGFDQWAQKQVLAK
- a CDS encoding sigma 54-interacting transcriptional regulator — its product is MNQLSLSRNTIQSFCNVLRPMLSTEIMVIDENLIAVAGTGQYKKNVGTRRPRDSYVHKSIMYGESFEIEAPKETRECMRCEIRSMCPYSSVISSPIKYADRVVGIFGLLGYTHHQKRVMTDKALCLSRLSDEIADLMADMFVGKASDQERLLGSDEMTRIISSVEEGLILTDRNSQILNINEFGEKLLGAKRSELLGRSSEFLGQEIDMCASEFGKLENAKGASRKLSACRKPIKPDCPKDGHIIVFRHPVPAHAPKRTYVNAARGLEFIGRSEAVSELKDLVKKISKSSSTVLITGETGTGKELVASLVHYESLRKYNPFITINCSAVPDVLFESEVFGYSAGAFTGAHRNGKMGRFEMADKGTLFLDEIGYLSLDGQSKILRFLDNCVLEKVGGLNAPKIDVRIIAATNKNLNKMVQEKSFLEDLYFRLNVIPLHVPPLRDRLMDIPLLLEHFLGKTNQRLGHAVQGFSPEALAFLFAYQWPGNVRELKNIVEYVCNIRDAGLIELDDLPSYLREQRKVEKDRNLRTVDQVERLLVEEAIRLFGNSTKGKRAAAAYLGVSMATLYRRLSAMSRSKDMGCAPPQTGKKPSS
- a CDS encoding sensor domain-containing diguanylate cyclase; protein product: MGLEQKGMDMTASKSFLDKLVQTCPDGIIGIDRKGTVMIFNSAAETLTGRTAEAVIGKMPISTVYDVPERAKEIKKEIYAEDRGGQGRVEGIEVLVKGAGGRMIPIRLSAALIFEDDVEVGSVGFFHDLTDRKEMEEELRRRSITDSLTNLYNRRQFHTVLTEEMARSVRYGGPLSLAVLDLDNFKPFNDTYGHQEGDTILRLVAECIGSVFRSTDHAFRLGGDEFGVLLVETRLVDAGQVMERFRTHFAEKWPQRMAYLGRKLRPVAMSIGVAQMSPGEKADKLQLRADLAMYEAKNAGGDRVVLASKQIGV
- a CDS encoding TetR/AcrR family transcriptional regulator → MSNQRLPRREREKLRQRQEMLAAALDLFAEKGYHNVSMHEIAEKSEFAIGTLYTVFQNKEDLYKALVLEECDNFEEALVQAIETPDDDVEKLRNYVRIKGQMFRSNLPFIRLFLAESKGASFNIRAGLDEALRKRYYAFLERLAAVFESGIRNRRIRKIASPYHLALALDSVVDAFLLLWLESPGRHPYPENPDAILDIFFKGLIAQ
- a CDS encoding efflux RND transporter periplasmic adaptor subunit, producing the protein MRLKKNNKTLLDRTTAFSVLAGALLWASGCQNGNNQEAVPPPPPEVAVVTVSTRPVLLTTELPGRTSAFRIAEIRPQVSGLIQKRLFTEGAEVNAGDVLYQIDPAPFQAALDNAKASLAKAEANLPAIRSKAERYRKLAATSAISQQDYEDKTAALRQAEAEVEYWKASVKTARINLGYTRITAPISGRIGRSNVTDGALVTAYQPQELTTIQQIDPIYVDVAQSAAELQRLKHSLDAGRLKQSGENHKKVNLVLQDGTPYPLEGVLQFRDVTVDPTTGSVIIRAIFPNPRSVLLPGMFVRAVVQEGIAEESILVPQQGVSRNSKGEPIALIVDETGQVRQRRLTLDRAIDNQWLVTSGLSGGERLIVEGMLNVRPGATVKVVPFDNGKAGPKGGPPAGTGPGKGMKTG